In Sesamum indicum cultivar Zhongzhi No. 13 linkage group LG8, S_indicum_v1.0, whole genome shotgun sequence, the sequence tctacatggTCGACCACTCAGCCTTCACCGACAGATGCTGGACATCCGCAATCTTAGAGTCTTAGGTTGTGGTATTTTACTTGCTTTGTTATtttgctttctgttgtttagattGCTTAGAGGACGGTATGTCTCCTGATGTGCGTTTTTCAACCTTTTTAATGTCTACTGCTTTcaataggatttatttttttaagcttattataggggggaatgAGAACAAGAAGCCTGGTCTAGTGACGTGTTAGAATCTCCCTCAAGGCGATCCCtttgctctagcatcgttgatcattgtatACGCACTTTTCAGTTTAACCACACGGTGCGCGCTGCGAAAGGCGCCTCGTAAGACTAGGGATGAGGACGTGGCCGAGGCCGTGGTCGTACCCGTGGTAATGGCCCTTCCCGAGATGAGCCATCTATCGCAGCCCATCATTGGAGGTTGTGTTCCAGCCCCTACCAAATCCCGCTGACTCTGGCGCAGTGGTGTCAAATGTGGCGGGGGCAAGTAGTTCACAGGCCTCGACCCGACCGTGGGATGTACCATcacaaccaccaccaccaacgTTGCTACTTCCCCTACAGGTCTAGAGGCGTTACATCAGTCTCTGGGATGCGAGGTACGTATAACAATTtagttaattgattttttttcttgttttgaatagattttaatattgtttattatttttaggtcTGACTTGATTTTCACACAGCCATCAATAATGCGGTCAAAGGGCATTAGTCGCATCCCTAGGCCAACATCTCTCAAATTCCACAGGAGCACCAGCTATTCTAGTTCCAAACGCTGAAGGTAAGTatattatagtttaattttaaattaaatttatattgttttatcaaataattatttttgttatttggtCAATTTTGCAGATGTCATACTGGTGGGACTGCGACGACGAGTCGATATTCAAACTCATCAAGTCGCCAACTCCTGGAATTTTTGGTCGAGCCTAGAATTCCAGCACAGTCAGCCAAGAATAAGGTCAATCAGACAGCCAACCCAGATTCAGCTACTACCGTCTACCGTGGAGGGTCGTCATCTGTTAGGGCGCACAAGTGGAAGATGGTaagtatttcaaattatatcattacttttttttttaatttttttaatttttaattattttttgaattgaattttgaatatgaGACACAACTAGGACGCCCAATCACTTAGATGGAGGTGTTCGAGAAGGTCTACAAAAAGAAGGAGGACCGCCAGTGGAGCGGTCCGAGGGTAGAGGAGGTTGCggtaagtaattaaaaaattttatgtaatttatactttttaattcttattattttttaatataattatttataatgttcgTAGGAGATGTTCTTGAGGTTGATGGAGGAACGCCAGAGACAACAAAATCATAATGAAGAGCTTCCATTGTCCTCTGAAGGCTCTGTGGCCCCAAACGAACAACAGGTCTGGATGTCAGCAACGGGTGGCTGGAAGAGGGGCCGAGTATTTGGTCTCGGCATCGAGGCCCACCACTCGATTATTGGACCATCCCAGGTGACCCAGTTGATTGCTCCCTCGTGCTCACCACCACAGCCTCAGCATCCCGACATAGATGAGCGAGTGTTGGCACTCGAGCACTACATCGAAAGCATCGATCCCAAATAGCCCAATTATCTAGCGCTCGAGCCTCCAGCTGATCCCATGGCACCCGACGGCGACGATGATGACAACAAACAAGTTGTCGCTATgggtaataatttatatgaggATTTTTTCCGGTAtgttgtaaaaataatattttgtaataatattttcatttttgtaattgagttattagttttttttttgttatgttatgtgtgttttatataaatttatttacttaattttacaaaaatatattaaataaaataaattttaaaatatatatgacaaatttaaataaaataaaataaaataaatattaaaatatactaatgtATAATTGTCAGGCCGTTACAAAgaataaaatcacatggcctgattcaactGTACAttgtcttgaatgattacttttatatttcaagtctgatatctcaacatccatatatccaataagtctaaaactttatcaaatgtatttttttgtaagtttgatcaaatataatggtttgatctgaattttcatggcccgattaacccatgtttttcaataatgtaagatgatagttacatcaatgtaatactaacatttataaatatataaatttgttgcagattatgaacatatattaatatcaactataaaatatttttatgtatttcgattgcattatttcagataatggatacttttctataatgtt encodes:
- the LOC105167394 gene encoding uncharacterized protein LOC105167394 — encoded protein: MEVFEKVYKKKEDRQWSGPRVEEVAEMFLRLMEERQRQQNHNEELPLSSEGSVAPNEQQVWMSATGGWKRGRVFGLGIEAHHSIIGPSQVTQLIAPSCSPPQPQHPDIDERVLALEHYIESIDPK